In Amphiura filiformis chromosome 2, Afil_fr2py, whole genome shotgun sequence, one DNA window encodes the following:
- the LOC140172725 gene encoding uronyl 2-sulfotransferase-like: protein MKVIFARSRLLFVSATILLTWMYYMYYSSTSSVENTHVSEPYEWNELELVQETERTTVRSAFLQLQNQQALSVNNFTTQVIYTGNNSFRANLAATTLAHNSTKTSLEKQIRMWVNYYKWNDIDPDSFKSLPLKSEEDRPAQLQDRVVFNRVGKCGSRSVIFLLRHLAIINNFNMISSAIYNQTRIDEAWQERLVHSIELFKTPFIFEKHLHYVNFPKYGSKLPVYINIIRDPLARLVSFYYYTRFGDVGHNVSYTGTAEKRYQTFDDCVLQQNKTCTGINAFKIVPFFCGQHKDCKFPSLWALNQAINNVEENYLFVGILEELEDSLRVLEKLLPSMFTHALEYYLHPVVKDMSSTVTVNKKKPSPEVQKIMKDAMQFEYQFYNFVRNKFHKTRDELGITPYTSKPSSGNTGKTLEKGNVY from the coding sequence ATGAAAGTTATATTTGCACGATCGCGATTATTGTTCGTGTCAGCGACAATTTTATTAACATggatgtattacatgtattatagcAGTACCAGTTCTGTTGAAAACACGCATGTATCGGAACCTTATGAATGGAACGAATTGGAGCTGGTCCAGGAGACAGAACGAACCACTGTCCGTTCTGCATTTTTGCAGTTGCAGAACCAACAAGCACTATCAGTTAATAATTTCACAACCCAAGTGATTTATACTGGTAATAATAGTTTTAGGGCGAACTTAGCAGCTACAACGTTAGCACATAACTCTACAAAGACATCTTTAGAAAAACAAATTAGGATGTGGGTAAATTATTACAAATGGAATGATATAGATCCAGATTCTTTTAAATCACTGCCATTGAAATCAGAAGAAGATCGCCCTGCACAACTACAGGACCGCGTGGTGTTCAACAGAGTAGGCAAGTGTGGTAGTCGTTCTGTCATCTTTCTGTTACGCCATCTTGCTATAATAAATAACTTCAACATGATTTCTTCTGCAATTTATAATCAAACAAGGATCGATGAAGCTTGGCAGGAGAGACTAGTCCATTCGATAGAACTATTTAAAACACCATTTATTTTCGAAAAGCATCTGCATTATGTTAACTTCCCAAAGTACGGCAGTAAGCTCCCAGTGTATATCAACATAATCCGAGATCCTTTAGCCAGATTGGTATCATTTTACTACTATACAAGGTTTGGGGATGTAGGGCACAATGTTAGTTACACTGGAACAGCAGAAAAAAGATACCAGACTTTCGACGACTGCGTGTTACAACAGAATAAAACATGTACAGGCATAAACGCATTTAAGATTGTGCCATTTTTCTGTGGCCAGCATAAAGACTGCAAGTTCCCATCTCTGTGGGCCCTGAACCAAGCCATTAACAATGTAGAAGAAAACTATTTATTTGTAGGCATATTGGAAGAACTTGAAGATTCATTGAGAGTGTTAGAAAAACTGCTGCCATCCATGTTTACACATGCCTTGGAGTATTATCTCCATCCAGTTGTTAAAGATATGTCAAGCACCGTAACTGTCAATAAGAAGAAACCATCTCCTGAAGTTCAAAAGATCATGAAAGATGCAATGCAATTTGAATACCAATTTTATAACTTTGTCAGAAATAAGTTTCATAAAACCAGAGATGAATTAGGGATAACACCGTACACATCTAAACCATCTTCAGGAAACACGGGGAAAACTTTAGAAAAAGGAAATGTCTATTAA